AGATTTTATTTATAAAAATTTAATTAGAAAGGATGGCCGATTATTAGCCAGATATCGTGAAGGGGATTCATCTTTTTTGGGTTATGCAGATGATTATGCATTTTTGATATGGGGATTAATAGAACTATATGAGACAACTTATAATCCAGAATATCTAAAAAATGCATTGGAACTGAATCAGAACTTTTTAGAAATTTTCTGGGATAGTGAAAATGGAGGTTTTTTTCTTTATGGAAAGGATAGTGAGAAACTAATAATAAGACCTAAGGAAATATATGATGGACCGACTCCTTGTGGAAATTCTGCAGCTGCATTAAATTTACTTCGGTTGTCTTATTTAGCCACAAGTTATGAATTTGAAGATAAAGTAAAACAGTTGTTTGAAAATTTTGCAGATGAAATAGAATCATCGCCAATATCATGTTCCTTTTCATTAGTGGCATTATTATTTTTTAAATATCCTGTTAAACAAATTATCATATCTGCAGGAGAAAATATTAATGAAGCAAGAAAAGTGTTGGATATGATAAATAAAAAGTATAATCCCTTTACCGTTTCAGTTTTGTATTCTCATTTAAATAAAGAATTGAAAAATATATGTCCATCTATAGAGGAATATATAGCTATTAGGGGTAAGGTTACTGTGTACGTTTGTGAAAATTTTACGTGTAAAGAACCTATAACAAATATGGATTTATTGAAGGAGATACTATCAAGGGATTCTTAGATTCAGGTGGGGGTTTACTCATATAGCAGCATTTAGATAAAAATTTTTAAAATTTTATACTTTATATTTTTATTTTAGTAAATAATAAATATGAAAATGGTAAAAAATGAAAGCATTATGATTGACATTAGTATAAAATTTAGGTATAATAAACCTATGTATAAAGGCATTGTGTTTGTGGAGGTATAGATGTTTGATAAATAAAAAATGTATCCATAATAAAGTAGTGGTGTTTATATATTAATAAATATATAGATGTTGCTGTGTTTTTGTTTTCATGCGAGAAGGCAGGCTGCTGACTGGATAAACCAGAGGCTTAAGAATAAAAGATAGAATTATATGTATAATTTTATATTGACTAGATAAACTAGAAATATATTAAAAAAATTTATTATTAAGTCGAAGGAGGATTTTAAAATGGAAAAAATGATGGGAACAAAAATGAATATGATGATGGGAAAGGGTATGATGATGAACAATAATATGATGGGAATGGATATGTCGATGCCTATGACACAAATGAATACAATGATGATTCCACGTGTAACTATGAAGATGGAAAAATGCGAAAATGGTATGAAAGTCATGTGTATGACAAAGGATGAAACTGCAGCTGCTATGATGCAGAATCTTTGCTCTATGTTAAGTGGTGGAATGGCTAGTATGTCTATGATGATGAACGGAATGAAAATGATGGAATGCAACATGATGATGGGAATGTGTAAATTTGAAATGAGCATGGACGGCATGATGATGTCATGGACTAGTGGAGATGACATGATGTGTAAAATGATACAAAAGTGTTGCGATTGTATGATGAATATGATGGAATGCGGATGCACTGCTGTAATGTGTATGAATAATACTCCAGTTTGCTGCTGTTAATAAAAACATAAAATAAATAATTTTTTAAGTAATCAAAATTAATGATTTAATTTAAAGAAATTGTGGCGATTTCTTTATAAAATACTTATCAATAGCAAAGTACTTGTACATTCAAGTACTTTGTATTTTTTATAAGGTATCAACAGCAAACTTTGCATTTTAAACAATGTAATTTATGAAAAATAAAAAAATCTACTTCAAATAAGGAAAAGAAAGTAGATTTAATATCTTAAAAATTAATATTCTATTCTATCCTTATCTGTCAGGATTCATCTCCTGCAGGAATTGACACCAATACATTCTAATGAAAAATGCTGGTTGTCGGGTTTCATCGGGCCAGTCCCTCTACCTCTCTCGATAAGTTATTTAATTATAATATTATTATAATCTAAATTATATTAGTAGTCAATACATTTTTTCAATTTAACTTTGTTTTTGATATTACAGAAGATATTTTCTTACTAAAGACTATCTGGCCATTTGAAAATAGCTTCTTTATAAATTGTGTTAGAAATTATAAAAGTTTAATTTTAATTATGAATAATATAATTTTAGATGAATTGGAATTGAATTTCAACAATATAGAGAAGGAAATTTTTGAGTAGGAAAGATATTGATGTCAAGGGAAATTTTGTGCAATATAAATTAACTGTTGACATATTAAATCATATGATGTTATAATAAGTGAAATTTATAAGTATAAAATTAAGTTTTGAAAAATTAATACGTTATACTCTTATCAAGAGCGGTGGAGGGACTGGCCCTTTGAAACCCGACAACCGGCATTAAATTTTAAATGTATCGGTGTCAATTCCTGCAGAGTTGTTTATAATATTCTGAAAGATAAGAAAAATAGTGTTTTATAAAATAACCTGGTAAAAAGCTATTTTCCTTATAAGGAAAATAGCTTTTTAGTTAATATAATAATTTTGAGTATAATCTGTATTTGATTTTAAAAAAAGCATTTAGGAGGAATATTCATGGATATAGAGAGTAGATTTTTAAGTATTATTAATAATAATTTTAAAGAGGATAATAAAGATGCTTTTGCTATTTGCCCTAAAATATTTTATAGTGGTTTAAGTGAAAGCGAGGTTTGTTCTATGCAGCAGATTTATAATTTAGCATATAATAAGGCGGTAGAAAAGATTGAGAATAAGTATAGAGGTTTTTATATATAGGATATAGAATTAAATTTAAAAGGTAAAAATAGAAATATAAATAAAAAGAAGTTTTTTAAACTTCTTTTTATTTATGTAATAATTTAGATTTTCAATGTGATTGGAAGAACTAAAAATATTAGTAGTATAAGTATGTTGAAATATGTGATATAAACAAATATAGTTTGACATTATGGTGAATTTTGCATTATAATATAAAAAAATAGATGATAATGATAATCGTTATTGTACTGAAATATAGTTTATATTAAAATAAATATTACATTATGATCAGTAATAATTGTTAAATATTATGTACTTAAATAATTATTATTTTAAAAAGGGGTGGGATGGTATGATAATGAATAATACTTTTTTTAGGTATATTACCTATAGTTTAGCGTTTTTTGTGGTTGATGGAATTATAAATAAAAATGGAAACAAAAATTTAAATAATAAAAATACTCATATTAATGTACCGAGTTTTAAGGGGATTGTGGAGGTTAAACATTATCTGCCAGGAAGAATCAGATTGTATGTACCTGTATTAAAAGATGATCTAGCGGCGAGAGAGGTTCTTATAAACCAACTGAGTAAAATTGAATTTATTGAATTAAAGGATATAAACATTTTTATAGGTACTATGCTTTTAAGTTTTGATATACAAAAAATAAAGCCTATGCTTGTAGTAGGTATTATCGTAAAACTCCTTGGGCTTGAGGAAAGCATAAATAATAGTGAGGAAAGTCTAGTTAAAAAAGAAATAAATA
This genomic interval from Clostridium kluyveri contains the following:
- a CDS encoding HMA2 domain-containing protein; its protein translation is MIMNNTFFRYITYSLAFFVVDGIINKNGNKNLNNKNTHINVPSFKGIVEVKHYLPGRIRLYVPVLKDDLAAREVLINQLSKIEFIELKDINIFIGTMLLSFDIQKIKPMLVVGIIVKLLGLEESINNSEESLVKKEINNLKSSLNLAVYNKTNGILDFNSIITLGLLASGINSCVKNQGVRPSGISYLWWAYSTIK